Genomic DNA from Kluyveromyces lactis strain NRRL Y-1140 chromosome C complete sequence:
ACATTTCCACTCGTTAAATATGAGGCAGAATCCAGGCCATTATTCTTCTCTTCGCTACTTTGGTTCGGAGTTTGTGTCgaaatttcaagaagtcGGTGCCGGAGTCTACTTCAATCCATTTATTAACATCAACGGCCATGATGTAAAATATGGGGTCGTGTCCATGTCTAGACTCTTGAAAGATTTAGCCACCTGGGACACATTTTACCTTGCAGGTAGGTTGCAAAAACCAGTCAAAGTGTTGAAAAACGATCTGCGGGTACAATACTGGAATCAATTAAACTTGAAGGCTGCTGCAACACTTGCGAAACATaaactttcaaaaaaattcaacGGCGATTCATTCACTGAATTTGACTTTTACAAGGAAATTACGGCATTAAGTTATCTTGGTGATATAAGATATAAACTGGGTGGTGAGaatccaaagaaaattgaCAATATCGTGGAGAAAAACCTTGataacttcaaattctACTACAAACCAATTTATAAGGATgttttcttgaacaattcgACGTATCTACCCCAGAACTTCACCTTGGATAACGCTACTGATCAGTTAACAGAAAGAATCAGCCGAGGATCGACTATTCAAACTGCAAAAGGCGTTTTATCTGCTGgattgatgaaatcaataAAATACGCTTGGGCAAAAAAGTTAAAGGCAATTAAATCGCACTGAATTCTTTGGGAATAACATACAACATTATCAGGTAAATGATAtacgtatatatatatatatatattatatgGACGTTTTATACATTAAAAATATAGATCCTTAAAGACGTAATTTTTGTCCCCTCTTTATCTTTTTAATGCTTCGAAACGTTTTCttaattcatcaagacTATCTTTGGAAGTGGCTTTTGATTTGCCATGAGATACTTTGACGTCATTCACTATAGCTTTCGgtatcttcaattcttgattAAGAGTTTCACTATTTTGACGAGGTTTTTTAATGATAATTGGATGCTTGTCGTCTCCTGGTTCATCATTATCGACTGCAAGTATCGGCCTACTATCATCTGAGTTAGTACTTGACTTGTCCGAGTTTGGCTCTTTTTCCGTCAGTTCTGCGTCATTAGCATCAACTCCTTCAGTTTCCAATTCCTCAAGGCCACTATAAGGAACTTCGTAAGTTCTTGcaatttccttcaaatataACTCAACCAGCTCTTTTTTTGGTAGTCTTGGCGAGCATTTCTGTAGCACTTTCTCAGGAACCCCTATCTTGTCTTCAATAATGGCTTTTACAAACTCATTACCGAATTTCAGCCCCAACATATCTTTTATTTGTACTAGTTCCTTGATCTCAGGGATATAGATTGCGGCATACACGATTGCCCTAGCTGCCTCATTGATTCCATCATCTACATGTGACTCAATTAATGTCACCTCGTTAGAAACGGTATTGAAGATCGCAACTCTAGCATGAAGTAGTTCGCAATAAAGCTCAAGTATCTCCAAAAGCTCAATGTGTATATCATCATTGATCAAACTCTCAACACGGTAATGTGCTTTCTGTTCTTTGCCCTCATTGAGCAGCTTTGCAACATCACGGCGTGATCGCTTCGCAAGTGCTTGTTGTTTCTCCTGTGCGTAACGCAACCTCTGGATACTCATCTTAAGTATCGCTTTGAGCTTCATTGAATTGGGTGCCTGGTATGACATCGTTGATTCTTGGAGTTGATGTAGGTCCTGACATTATATATCAGATGTGGTTCAAAAGTAATGACTACAGCTTACATTGTATGTCCCTTACTTTTTCACAAGTTTTACTGAATTATTGGATTTCATAATTGAGTTTCATTGAAGTTGTAAAATAAAGAGTTCGTAAAATGTTCTACAGTGGAATTGTATAATGTTACAAAATCTAAACAAGCAAAACGGTTACTACCTATATAGAAAGGTAGCGCTCCATCAAATCATTagataaattgaaattctCACTTTCATTGTATATCAAGGTTAAATTGTATGCAGCATGTCGTTTCAGCTTAATGTCATCGTAGATATTCAAGACTTTATTATAGTATTTCACAGCTGGCGTAAAGAGACCCAAAAGATGATAGGCTCTTCCAATATTATAGTCCGCCTCTTGTCTTTCAACGTCAGAGTAATACTTAAGGCGTTGCTCATGATACTGGTATAAATATTTTAATCcttgaagaatttggaaTTGTCTGTTTCCTGTTAACCTTTGCATGGATCGGTGTAAATGAGATAGTCCAATAATCAAATCCAACATCGGATCATCACCGActtccaattcaattctttttaaGTATTGTAAAGCAGGCATAAATCCTTTACTTGAATATAGCAACATCGCATATATGTAATTCAAGTAAGTGcaaatttttctttcaggGTTGCTCACTTTATTTGTGATTGAGGCTTGGCCATTAACATGCTGCCCAAATCGTATACTATCGAAAGCTTTTAGTTGTCTAAGAAAGAACTTCTGCTGCACCGTGGAGCTTAAAATTTTAAGAGAAGTTTGGCCCTCGGAAACGCTGAACATGAAGAGCTGAAatatttttctgttgaaCTGGAACTGATTCAAGAGTCCACGAAGGTTCTCGACAATCTCTTGTTCGTCTTGAAGTCGTAATATTATTGCCAGCTTAacaaatttcatcattttaACTCTCTCTGGGTGCTGTGAGAACACATTCACTTCACTAGCAGTTTCGATAATACTCGAAGCATCATTCGCGCTTTGTAACCTTGCGATGGTTAATGCCAATTCCATAAATAGTTCGAACCACTGGTCATAAGTGAGACCTCTTAGTTCTGTTGTTGAGGAAGTGGTGATTTTTTCCTCCATCAAAGGAAGACCATCCATCAAATTTTCACCTTGTGATAGTTTAGAGagcttttcaattctgtAATCAATAACTTTATTAAACTTCCTTGATCGTTTTATGATCCCCAcaaacttctttgaacGACTtttaacaaagaaatttttgatgcttgaaaatatatcaatAAGATCTGACGCAGTATCTATCCATAGCGTTGTTTTCGTCGCATCACCTACTTCCATACcttctttatatatttgTAACTGCCCATACTTGTTCAAAACATTTGATCgtattttcttttccctttctttcttttcacgTTCTATTTCCTCGGctgtcttcttcttcttgattgGAGCCTTCTTATAATTGTGGTCCTCTAGCAATGGTTTTCCAGTCCCCAATGTGGCAGATCTAATCTCTTCCGAAGgcaattcttcttccaaaggTGCAATAGCTAATCTTGGGCGGGCCTTTTTACCCGTAGATGTGTCATCTGGTGCCTCTGGTGCAGTCTCTTTTGCTTGCTTTTTAcgttcttcaacaacttcATGAAGTAGCTTATCGAATTCATCCTCATTACCGAGACTATGATGAACTTCAGCAAGACTTAATTTATGTTCTAGATCAGATGGATCAAATTCTACTAATTTTTCGAAAGCATCTCTAGCATTCTCTAACTGATCTAGTTCTCTAAAGCATTTACTCAACGGCCTGTACAACTCAATCGTATCATATTCGTCGAGCTGGCTTAGCGGAGCTAGAAAATCAATAGCCTCTTGATATCTATCAAGTTTACATAACTGAACCCCTACTTCAAAATAGAGATCagcaatttcatcaaatttttcttcatacAAAAATTGGAACTGCTGCATTGCCTCTGACACATTCTTGTTATTAAGTCTAAGTAACCCAAGTCTGACTCGAATATCTATCGGTAAAGAGTAGCTCTTGGATTTTTCCCTTTCAGTAAGGGATTGAAATTTGGCATTTCTGAACCTTCTGTTGTCAAACTCCGAATCATCATAAACATCCTCCCAAAATGTCTGAGTTTCTCTGTATTGTATCCATCTGGCACActtttttattgttttgattCCGTGAAGTTCAccattttgtttgatgaaCAACTCTGCAAGTATATTCAAAGACGACCAATCGAATGGGATACATCTGTGTTTTTTTGCGATTTTTTTGACAGACACGTTGGGGTACATATCTAACTCTTCCTGAGTTAAGTTTAGATCTTCATCGCCCTCTTCAGTTTCCTCTTCTGACTCATTTTCAGAATCAATAGCGTCTTCAGATGCAAGAATAAAagcatttcttcttgtcaCATTATCGCCAAAAACTTTCATGTATAATTCAATAGCTTCACTCACTCTATTATATTCCACATAAATCACAGCCAATTCCCTTAATATGTTGGCATCAAGAGGGTCGTAAGCATAGAGTTTCTGAAACCCATCGAATGCTCGTCCTAGTTGCCCAATCTCTTTGTACAAGAGGGCTCGATTATATATACACTCCCATTCCTCATTATTTATCCGGATCGCTCTCGTATAGCAGTAAATTGCCTGTCTCACATGTGCCAATTCTGCAGAAAGTTCTGCAAccatcttccaaaactCCCAGTCTGTTGAATTCAAATGTGCTGCCAAAAACCACGAGTTACAACAATCATTAAATCTTCCTTGTAAATGGTAAATATCACCTAAAGTTTTGTAGGCGGCGAAGTTCTTTGCATCCGCCTTGATTACCTTATTATACAACTGTTCAGCAACTTGAATGTCGTTACGAACATATGCCTCATTAGCCTCTGATAGAAGTTGAGCAACTTCTGGGTCTAATGGTCTCTCCCGCCTCTGCTTTGGCACTGGTCCATGTTTTGTTCCAGCACTTTTCTTCCCCTTACGTCGCTTGAAATTATTAGCTTCTCTAATAGCATCCATGAACGCTTGTTCGTCGTAgtcatcatcagaaaaTTCACCGTAATCAGAAAACTCCGCTAGTAAGTCAAAATTATCTTCATTGAACTCATCCTCGCTgctgtttctttgattatcatcctcatcattAGTGTCGCCATCTTTATCTCTTTCGATTATTTCCCTATATTGATCCAATTCTTCATAGAATTGCTCCTCGTCATCATGCTCATGAGACATATTGTCTGGTAGACTACCTTTAAGTCCGTCGTATATCACAGAAACTTATAGACCGGATTTGCTAGAAATGTTGCTCTATACAACTGATTCAATCTATTTCAAAATGGTTACACTATTCACGTTTAAACAATGTTTGTTTactctttcaaattgtcTTTATGTTGTTTCCATTCGAACCCCGAACGTAGAAGAGTTAGATAAAAACCCAACTAACATAAGTCGGGTAACGGTGAGTAAAAAGTCACGTGCGTGTCAGTGACATTTCGATCGTTAACATAATAAATGACTGACAAGAGTCCCACATACACTTGGGTATTCAAGGACTTCAGGATATTATCACCGGTTGGCATTAGATACCCTATCGCACACGGTTCGTGTATTTATACCATTTTTTACCGTCTAATTTGACAGTTGTGTATCTGGAAAGAAGATCGTCTTCTATATTTTAGATATGACGAAAACATTTATATCAAGGGACAAAGGACATTTGAACACTTCTAATAGTGTTGGCTGAAACCAGTAACTCAAGTACTCAAACATAGCAACTCGATTATTACCTACTGCCAAAATGTTTTCAGGATTTAGCGGTTATGGGAACGCCTATGCAAACATTCCTCAGAGGCTTGAAGAGTTCTTTAGATGTTATCCAATTGCTATGATGAATGACAATATCCGCAAGGATGATGCTAATTACGGAGGCAAGATATTTTTGCCACCAAGCGCCTTAAACAAATTGACACTTCTTAATGTCAGATATCCTATGCTCTTCGAACTAAAAAGTCAAGAAAGTGGCAAAGTCACCCATGGTGGTGTTTTAGAATTTATTGCAGAAGAGGGGAGAGTTTACTTGCCACAATGGATGATGGAAACTTTAGAGATCCAACCTGGCTCAGTACTCCAGATATGCTCTACTGATGTTCCTTTGGGCCAGTTTGTGAAGTTGGAACCTCAATCAGTGGATTTCTTAGATATATCTGATCCAAAAGCTGTGCTAGAAAGGGTGCTTAGAAACTTTAGCACCCTAACAATTGACGATATAATTGAAATCAGTTACAATAACAAAGTATACAGAATTCGGATATTAGAAGTGAAACCGGAATCTTCGTCCAAATCCATATGTGTTATTGAAACTGATTTGGTGACCGATTTCGCACCGCCAGTTGGATATGTTGAACCGGATTATAAatctcaaaagaaacagaCTCCTAGTTTTGATCCATCTATTAAAGGCTTGGGAAGTATGTCAAAAAGAATCAACTATGCTGAAATTTTGGATCCAACGGATAAGGACAAAAGTTTTCATGGAGAAGGTCAAAAACTCTCTGGCAAAGCCATTAAACCGAAGGAAGATGatataaaagaaatcagCGTATCTCTTGACGGAAATCCAGCACCACTTAATTTGCCAGAGGGCCAATTGTTCTTTGGCTTTCCGTATGTTCCTCCTAAATCTGATGATGGAGaggataatgaaattgcCAGCTCAAAAGTTTTCCAAGGAGAGGGCAAATCATTGCGACAAAGCGCCAAACGCAAAGACAAAGGCTCTCATCAAGGTTCTAAAACAAAAGCTCCGAAAAGCCCAGAAGTTATAGAAATAGATTAACGAATACATTAAATATAGTTTTACTTATCTGTTTTAATTATTTTTTATGACTAacaattcttttcagtaCCAACGGCAATTCATCCTCCTCTTCACTAGATCTGTCTTCATCATAATACGCTATGTTGGCTTCGCCTAAAGTATGAACCTTGGTCAAGCTATTCAAGTCGTCGGTTCCCATTCCAGAGCCAATAGAATAAGCTCTGCGCCTccatttggaagaagattcaCCGTGAGAATGCTGGGTGGTGTTAGTTGCCATTCTGGCcaaagttcttgaaacaTGTTCATCTGTTGGCAACGCAACAGGCTGAATAGCTTCCACATCACTGTTAGACTCAACGGCATCCTCATCAAGAGACTGcatttcattttcagagggaacatcttcatctaaCTCTCTGCCTCTAGTCGGTGGTTTTCGAGGAGCTTGCGTGTGGTTCACAAAATCTGCAAATCCAACAACAGCTTCTGCAGCCCAATCTTCATATAAAGGACGTGATAGAAATCCATATTTGAACTCATTGACACCGACAAGAATTTTTGTCAATTcaaccaattcttcaatatattcaataatttcttcGCTGGCTGAACTGGAGGCACTCCAACTTAagaatttttctttaagGATAAATTGCCTTTCTTTCATATTGACATTAATATTACGCTTGGgtttcattatcaaaccAAGATCTTCGTCGGATTCTGATGAATCTGACAAATTGTAAATGTTACCATTCTTGCGTAAATAACTCTCTCCAGAATTTTCAGACGTGTTGGGCTTATGGAGCTGTGTCCCATATCtaattttcaatgtttcTCGAACTTTATTAATAAGTCTCCGATGAGCTATCCTAGAACTTGGAAGATACTGAGGCATTGGTGTTTTATTGATTATCGCCTCCTGGACGGCTCTTAATATATTAACGATCGAAGCGACAAATTGTCTTCTATACGGATAGACAATAGAATTTAGCTCTTCAGCAATTGCACTTCCATATTGTCGTCTTAAAAGGACGCTATTATCTAACCTCTCAACAACTTGTTTCAAAATGAATATGATTTGAGTGAAGACATTTTCAAGCTCTGTATATTCACCTTTTAATCTAGGTTCCTGTCTAGTCAATCCTTTGTATGATGTGGCACGACTTAGGGCTGACTTGGTAGCCTCTGAGAGCTTTCTGAACCTTTCATACTTTTCATCTGATAGAGAGAGTTTTAGTGCTTCTCCCTCAATACCAGCCGCATACAATGTTTCCATTTCAGCTAAGCATCCGACTGAAAACGCTATTTCTGCGTTGAGCTGATCCCTAGCTGTAATAGGAAATAATGTGACTTGTACCACAAGCGCAACTCCTCCACCGTATCCTACAGCTAAACAACGCTTTGCGAAGTtctgaagaattgaacctTTTATAGAACCAGGTAAAATGGCAGCCAACATCacaatatatatactaataatttgaatgatCGCAGCCTTGATGTATGGGGAACCCAAGAGAAAGTAAAAGCCTGGAACTGCTCCAAAAATTGTTATAATGACTTCCAAATAAGGGTTCGTCTGATTTATTCCAGCAACGTACGAAAGATAACCCCATGCAGCACCTGCAATTACACCGACTCCacgaagaaagaaaacccAGAACGTACCACCAACCGAAGGCTCAAGACATAAGATGCATACGAATCCAATCCATGCACCGTGTATGTTGACATACCAGTTTCTCGACTCTGGAACAAACATTGGAAAGGAGGCAAGCATCAAAGCAACCGTTACTTGTAAACCAAAACGGAAATGATTCCTTGAGGATTTGTAAAATCTATTGATACTTAATAATAGTTTTTTGAACCACCTGTTGCAAACGGATATAAAACCTTGAGAGGGGCTAGTTATATCTTCTGTTGAGTTATCAGTATTATTCTTTGGCAAAACAGGTCCAGAACTTTCAGATTCGTTTAAATTAACGTGGCTTGACGCTTGCTGAGATAAAagttcatcttcttcatagTCTGGTCTCAATGGTACGGTTTCGGGATTAAAATGAATGGAATGACCTCCGCCCAAACTGTCATTCTCTGTTCCTCTTTGAGCTCTCCTTTGAGAGCCATAAAACCAATCAATAAAGCTGGCACGATTATGCAAAGCCACAAACCATATTGATTTCCCTCTAAACCAACCTTTTTCCTCTCTTTCCATACGTTTGATATGCATTTCCTTGACTGATTTCATAATTGAAATAATGGTGTTTgtaatttctttgaaattcatTAAGAATGAGGCTAACAAGAACATCTCGTCATTTGGTTCTAATAAATCTGCATCAATATTGCTTAACTCTTCTCTGAAAGAAAGATCAAACTGAACCAAGGCTTTGACCAACTTATTGATATACATTTCTGTGTCGATATGCATTGGCAAATCGTCCCGATTCTTGAATTGAGGAAAATCATCCATTTCAAATGCTTTTGGGATGCGAACTTTATCAAGTTGAACATCAAAATCCCTAGCAAGAATAACTTTTACCAAATAAAAGCAGTCACTTAAAGTTTTATGCAAACGAAAGATATGAATTCTCACTTTTAACAAGACTTTTGTCAATTTAGCTGCATCTGCATGACgaatttccttttcagtATCAATATTAAGAAGGTCGTGCTCGTTGTGAGTATGACCAAGAAGCATAAACTCTAATTGACAGGCGTTGATGATTGCATTAACGTAAATTGCAAGATCTTTGAATCGAGATGTAACTGGTTTCAATTCAGTTGGCGACATGTATGAATAAGAAATTTCGTAAATACATTCTTCCGTAACAGCTGAACATGCCGAAACTTTCTTGGCAACATTAtccttcatcttcaaaagtttaGCCGATGAAACTGTATCTGCTGCATACAATTTTTTGGACTCTTCATCAATggataagaagaaattaatcGCGTTGTTGAGGGAATGGTGGATTTCGTTTAAGGTATACACTGTCGTGTTACCTAAATACGTACTACCAAACTCTGGGAACAATGTAAGATTCCAGAACAAGGACATAGCAATACCTAAATAGAAAGGTGTACTAAAGGAATTTGCAATTGCAGCTGCAGAATTAGATAGCGGAGCTAGAAATGCGAAATGAACCACTAGAAATAAGGGGAATACTATGCCAAAATAATGATGGGAAACAGATCTCATCCATCCATGAACGAAAAGCATGATTACTTCGAAAACGGATAAAATTGCTAATCCAGATCTGTAGCTATTATAGTTTGAAACTAACTGTTCTTTCTCATCTAAGATATTCCATGTAGACCCCAAGCACCTTTGCGCCAAAAACCTCCctagaagagaaaaagcTAGCCCAAAGATTAACCCTGTGATACAGTATATAGCCCCCTGTATAGTTCCACCAACACGACGACCCGGGTGGACCATGACTGATATCAAAGGTAGCATCGCAGGTTCATTTCCCAATCTTTCTCGTACCTTAGGGATTAAACAGAAAATTAAGGCAACCGTGGAGTGAACCGTCGACTTAAAGATCCTCTTGGCAAGTACCTTATCACATGGGAAGTACCGCTGAAATTTTGCATACCCATTCTTTAAACTAGATGAACCTTTCATGGGATGTATTATATCACAGTGGTGCCTTGCTGAtcatgaaaagaattggaaaaccGATAAACTCTAGAAAATATAACAGTCCAGTATCAAATTAATAATGGTATCCTAGTGGTTAGTATTACCATTTATGAAGCCATCCACAATGTCATAAATAGGGTAAACAGTATCGTCCCCAAATACGGGTGCATTATTTATATACCAAACTTAAAGTTCCCACAGATGCCCTCACCTCATATCAATTTAACCTTGgaccttttttttttttttcttttcgataGTCATCGGCGCATGTTTTATCAAGAACGGCGGTATCAACAAATATATCATGGTACGTAGCGATCAAGATtaaggaaaaaaatgaagTAGGTAAACAATAAGTTGATAAGTATGTAGATGGTAAGTACGCGTTACATTGTTAAGTATTTCtctttatttcaaattctcttATCCCAACGTTTGCACCCAAGGCTTCAAACTTTTCGTATTGtactttctttcttgattcaACGGTCTGTATTAAATCCGGCCAGTAAATCGAGTTATCGTAATTGAAATCCAATCTACCACCGTATTCAGCACCCAATTGATCTGATTCTATATGGATTTCAAGGGGGTCATTATAAAggattttctttcttggtTCGGGTTCTATTAGTGGGTACACTAATTTCAAGAATGTCCACGCAGAATTTGGGACATTGCAGATTAAACATTTGTATAGTCTTTCTGGATaatgatcttgaaatatattGATCACTTGCTTCGCAAGAGAGAGTGGTGGGTATTCGTATAGGGAACGGGTTCCACCGTTGTCTATATGATGATTTTTAAGATCGATGATTAGTGTCCAGCATTCCGTACCTTTAGGAGCAAGTATCGATGCAGCTTCTAAAAACCAAACAATCTGTCGAATTTGTTCAAAGCTTGGATCTGTGTTTTGTCTGCCGTTCTTCAGTATAAGTACTAATTGACTCTTCCTGTCATATCCAAGTAATGATATCTTACCAgtatcattttcattggCAACGGAGGTGGCTGTTTCTTTTAGATTTGCATAATCAGCCAATCCGAACTGCCTTCTCCATAGTAACGTGTTATGCAACCTTCTAATAGTTTGTTCAGCATTCCAAGCGGTTGCCCTCAGATATCTCAGGATACACTCCCTCGAAAGCCAGAATTTCTCCCAGTCTCCTAACGTTGAATAGTTATTTGAGTCCTGTAGATCTTCCGCATGTCCATTTACAGGCAAACGCAACTGCGGATCACTGAAGTGTTGCAGTACAGCATGGTATATCACTTGTTGCTCATTGTCTAACTCTGGTTGTCGATGCGGTTTTGTATATCGCAGTGGTGGATCAGAAATGAACGTATCACATGGAATTAGATCTGCAGGTTGTCTGATTAGGTCATTTCCCTTTCGCTGGAATAACCTCATTGTATTGTTTATGTATCTGTCAAGTTGAATGTACCAGATACTAGATCTTGAAAAGCACGGGCAACAGAACCAACAGCTTATTGAACTATTTttaaatgatgatttaatTATACCTTATTTCCCTCATGGCTTCCATGTCTTACATTAAATGAAAAACAATTGAATTGGGCTTATAAAAACCTTCAGATACTCTTAACAGAAGCAACAAAATAGTAATAGAATATACTTACTCTACATGATGATAGGGTTATCGGATgaattatatataataCTACCTAAGCTAGGGTCTAGttcaaccttttctttgaaagagaaatgcTCGAATTCCACTGCTGGAGTGAATTCCAATATATCTGGATGTAATTCTTTCTCGTTTTCTATGGTCCGGAGAATTTCAATTGTAGTTTGAACATTTCTTGCACTAGCGTAAACCACGAGATCGTCCTCTCGCTGATCATTATTCTCAGAGTAGTATTGTACTGTAATAGGAATATCGATCTTCCTGAACCATTCGTTCAGTTTCTGTTCATTATTATATTCCTTCCTTTTCACTAATTTGATTCTAAAGAGACAAGTTTCTGTCAGTTTATTCAGATCATCGGTATTTTCTGTAAAACTGGGATTCCGCCAGTCTGATATCGGTATTTCAAAATGTACTAGCTTTCTTAGAGTTTGGCCATACCGctgaatcttttcaatcTCATCATAACTTATCaacttctctttcttggcCTTCTCTGAAATCTCTAGTTTTTCCAGTAGCTCCCTATTGCTATGTAGAAATGTCCGCTGGTACCAGATatcatattctttcttatgCTCAGAGAGGATACGGTATGCCGATTGTAAATTATCCCATCTGTCTCGTGTGATGTTTAAGTCTGATTCATTGGATTTATCAGGATGTAACGTTAGCGATAATTTCCTGAACTGTTTGTTGATTAGAGTAGGAGTTACTGAGTTCAAATGTTCATTATCATTTACATGAATATGTAGTATTCGATAGAGGTCAACATGGTTATCTTTGACATGGGCTAAATCCATATGTTACTGAGCTTCTTTGTCTCTGTTGACCTTGCCTTATTGGATATTTCGAGATTTATTTATCCGTAACACCTTTCCTAGATACTTCtgtttcacttttttttatcttaCATAGATGATTTTATGTACCTAACGATAAAACAAGGCTCCCTAAGTCCAACGCATGGTCCAAGAGGGTACAATCACTGTTAAGTTTTTATTGGCATGTAGAGAAGCATATATTGCTGTAAAGATTCTTGTAACTATTTATGGATTGATCTTAAGTACATTTTCTCATATTTCAACCCATCAACCACATTAACACGCTTTGCCAAAAGAACCCATAAACAAATAGAAAATAATTGACCTTCTTTACTGTTCCCTTCTTGAATGAAAAGTCTGCGCTGTTTCCCATATCCGCAAATAAGTTAAACTTAATAGATCTTAGTAAGAATACACCAAACGCAACGAACAGATATAGTTTTGCAAGACGATTTAACCATATGAAAGAAGCTGGAAAAAACATGGAAAAGATCAATGGAACAAACTTATACCCCACGTAGCATGTTAATTCTACCAAAGAAGTAACAGGTGATGTGGTGTTACTGACTAAAAGATATAATCCCAGCCTTAGTATTATTAAATCCAATAAGAAAAAAGCTAATGTCGATGAGAGTTTGAAGTAAAGGTTTTCAGGATCAAAGGATCCGTTTAATCCTT
This window encodes:
- the CWC23 gene encoding U2-type spliceosomal complex subunit CWC23 (weakly similar to uniprot|P52868 Saccharomyces cerevisiae YGL128C), whose amino-acid sequence is MDLAHVKDNHVDLYRILHIHVNDNEHLNSVTPTLINKQFRKLSLTLHPDKSNESDLNITRDRWDNLQSAYRILSEHKKEYDIWYQRTFLHSNRELLEKLEISEKAKKEKLISYDEIEKIQRYGQTLRKLVHFEIPISDWRNPSFTENTDDLNKLTETCLFRIKLVKRKEYNNEQKLNEWFRKIDIPITVQYYSENNDQREDDLVVYASARNVQTTIEILRTIENEKELHPDILEFTPAVEFEHFSFKEKVELDPSLGSIIYNSSDNPIIM